A part of Agromyces protaetiae genomic DNA contains:
- a CDS encoding glycosyl hydrolase family 18 protein encodes MSRRTLRRSALVIAAAAATAATSFATPAFAAQPAATGPSDINGYRAVGYFMADSPVTRDFQVADLVTSGAIANLTHLNYAFGNVTTDFVCDTLDEPGEGDAQNDFLRQVSAADSVDGVADVPGQTLAGNFNQLKKLKAVSPYTKVLVSLGGWTWSDNFSEAASTAEGRTRLVDSCVDLWIKGDLPVIDGKGGPGAAAGVFDGIDIDWEWPVTGGETANARPEDKENFLLLMEEFRAALDEAGAETGEHYELSAFAPAGGWNAGEGGWLDPRLFAAVDFLNVQGYDFHGGWVPNTTGHQGNLHPDGAENWGLGLDGALGMYVNAGADPSQINAGLAAYGHGWYGVTDGSAGWTPAAGYIGTKTYAELRNIGKAYFDPAIGASWRYDGDQWWSYDDPTSVQAKAEYVAEQGYGGAMWWDLTGDYKNELGNALGSTLRAATPGPAIDDSCAAPWYATGVYNAGDVVSHNGVEYTAKWWTRNQVPGDKNGPWQQVGGCGTTPDPAPVACAGTWDAKAVYNAGQRVTRAGVTYVAQWYTKGELPGSVTWGSWDPVGPCTS; translated from the coding sequence ATGTCCAGACGCACTCTGCGCCGCTCGGCACTCGTGATCGCGGCGGCAGCCGCGACCGCGGCGACGAGCTTCGCGACACCTGCGTTCGCCGCGCAGCCCGCGGCCACCGGGCCGAGCGACATCAACGGCTACCGCGCCGTCGGCTACTTCATGGCCGACAGCCCCGTGACGCGCGACTTCCAGGTCGCCGACCTCGTCACATCGGGCGCGATCGCGAACCTGACCCACCTGAACTACGCGTTCGGCAACGTCACGACCGACTTCGTGTGCGACACGCTCGACGAGCCGGGCGAGGGCGACGCGCAGAACGACTTCCTGCGCCAGGTGTCGGCGGCCGACTCGGTCGACGGGGTGGCGGATGTCCCGGGGCAGACTCTCGCGGGCAACTTCAACCAGCTCAAGAAGCTCAAGGCCGTGAGCCCGTATACGAAGGTGCTCGTCTCGCTCGGCGGCTGGACCTGGTCGGACAACTTCTCCGAGGCGGCCTCGACGGCCGAGGGCCGCACGCGCCTCGTCGACAGCTGCGTCGACCTGTGGATCAAGGGCGACCTGCCCGTCATCGACGGCAAGGGCGGCCCGGGCGCCGCGGCGGGCGTTTTCGACGGCATCGACATCGACTGGGAATGGCCCGTCACGGGCGGTGAGACCGCCAACGCGCGCCCCGAAGACAAGGAGAACTTCCTCCTGCTCATGGAGGAGTTCCGCGCGGCCCTCGACGAGGCCGGCGCCGAGACGGGCGAGCACTACGAGCTCAGCGCGTTCGCTCCGGCGGGCGGATGGAACGCCGGTGAGGGCGGATGGCTCGACCCGCGCCTCTTCGCGGCGGTCGACTTCCTGAACGTGCAGGGCTACGACTTCCACGGCGGCTGGGTGCCGAACACGACGGGCCACCAGGGCAACCTGCACCCCGACGGCGCTGAGAACTGGGGTCTCGGCCTCGACGGCGCGCTCGGCATGTACGTCAACGCGGGCGCCGACCCTTCGCAGATCAACGCGGGCCTCGCGGCCTACGGCCACGGCTGGTACGGCGTGACCGACGGCTCGGCCGGGTGGACGCCCGCCGCGGGCTACATCGGCACGAAGACCTACGCCGAGCTGCGCAACATCGGCAAGGCCTACTTCGACCCTGCGATCGGCGCGTCGTGGCGCTACGACGGCGACCAGTGGTGGAGCTACGACGACCCGACGTCGGTGCAGGCGAAGGCCGAGTACGTCGCCGAGCAGGGCTACGGCGGCGCCATGTGGTGGGATCTCACGGGAGACTACAAGAACGAGCTCGGCAACGCGCTCGGCTCGACGCTCCGCGCGGCGACCCCCGGCCCGGCCATCGACGACTCGTGCGCCGCACCGTGGTACGCGACCGGCGTCTACAACGCCGGCGACGTCGTCTCGCACAACGGCGTCGAGTACACGGCCAAGTGGTGGACCCGCAACCAGGTCCCCGGAGACAAGAACGGGCCGTGGCAGCAGGTCGGCGGCTGCGGCACGACGCCCGACCCCGCGCCCGTCGCGTGTGCGGGCACGTGGGACGCGAAGGCCGTCTACAACGCCGGCCAGCGCGTGACCCGCGCGGGCGTCACCTACGTCGCCCAGTGGTACACGAAGGGCGAACTGCCCGGCTCGGTCACGTGGGGCTCGTGGGACCCGGTGGGCCCCTGCACCTCCTAG
- a CDS encoding VOC family protein, with protein sequence MSESANESGWISAAEFHRAPDVSAWRVMGTGPQAVFTATSIVHAASLVAPVVAAAERFGVLPDVDVRPEGVVVRIPDRTFEGIPAAAPGFAAAVSIAAAELGLIPTPELAKSIQLYVAQHSQTDTRPFFLAALGYDELGDTDAVDPVRCGPQLAFNPIAGDIQGRGRSHLDVYVPADEAQARVDAAIAAGGRLVDDSRAPDWWTLASPDNHGVDIAAWPDVDG encoded by the coding sequence ATGAGCGAGTCCGCGAACGAATCGGGTTGGATTTCCGCGGCCGAGTTCCACCGGGCGCCGGATGTCTCGGCCTGGCGCGTGATGGGCACCGGACCGCAGGCCGTGTTCACCGCGACATCCATCGTCCATGCCGCGAGCCTCGTCGCACCGGTCGTCGCGGCCGCCGAGCGATTCGGCGTGCTGCCCGATGTCGACGTGCGGCCAGAGGGCGTCGTCGTGCGGATCCCCGACCGTACGTTCGAAGGCATTCCCGCGGCGGCCCCGGGGTTCGCCGCCGCCGTCTCGATCGCGGCGGCCGAGCTCGGCCTCATACCGACGCCCGAACTCGCGAAGTCGATCCAACTCTACGTCGCCCAGCACTCGCAGACCGACACAAGGCCGTTCTTCCTGGCCGCGCTGGGGTACGACGAGCTCGGCGACACCGACGCCGTGGACCCGGTGCGGTGCGGGCCGCAGCTCGCGTTCAACCCCATCGCGGGAGACATCCAGGGCAGGGGTCGCTCGCACCTCGACGTCTACGTTCCCGCCGACGAAGCCCAGGCGAGGGTCGACGCCGCGATCGCCGCGGGCGGTCGTCTCGTCGACGACTCGCGTGCGCCCGACTGGTGGACGCTCGCGTCGCCCGACAACCACGGCGTCGACATCGCAGCGTGGCCCGACGTCGACGGGTGA
- a CDS encoding VOC family protein, translated as MELKLEVVVIPVGDVDRAKVFYEQLGFRLDADFATPRGLRVVQLTPPGSEASIIFGDGLTDAAPGSLQGLHLVTDDIAAARDDLARRGVDVSELWHDADGVFHWAGTANRVPGPHPGSDSYGTFCSFADPDGNGWIVQQVVTRAPGR; from the coding sequence ATGGAACTCAAACTCGAAGTCGTCGTCATCCCCGTCGGAGACGTCGATCGCGCGAAGGTCTTCTACGAACAGCTCGGATTCCGGCTCGACGCCGACTTCGCGACCCCGCGCGGGCTCCGGGTCGTGCAACTCACACCTCCCGGCTCCGAGGCATCCATCATCTTCGGCGACGGCCTCACCGACGCCGCCCCGGGCTCGCTCCAGGGCCTCCACCTCGTGACCGACGACATCGCCGCCGCACGCGACGACCTCGCCCGCCGCGGCGTCGACGTGAGCGAGCTCTGGCACGACGCCGACGGCGTCTTCCACTGGGCCGGCACTGCGAATCGCGTGCCCGGCCCGCACCCGGGAAGCGACAGCTACGGCACCTTCTGCTCGTTCGCCGACCCCGACGGCAACGGTTGGATCGTGCAGCAGGTCGTCACGCGGGCGCCGGGGCGGTGA
- a CDS encoding carboxylesterase/lipase family protein, with translation MNENRNPQDPPPFTASDALFGTESVDPRVAPDASHTLVATRARPARTFAVVAAVVGLLAGWSIVAPQIAHADEPDPASALVVSTDAGALQGIAGDGVNEFRGVPYAAPPTGDLRWRAPQAVTPWTDVREASVFSPVCPQDVPSPNGSSEDCLYLNVTAPAGAAASAGKLPVIVFIHGGGFSLGEGADYDATKLAKSGGGAVVVTINYRLGLLGFLAHPAFAEKPGGPAGNYGLMDQQAALKWVQRNIANFGGDPRNVTIDGQSAGGLSVLAQMVSPGAKGLFHRAIVESGAFAPKQRSLADAATEGQAIAAAAGCPDQSAACLRALPVETLLANAPKSFTPGVIDGAVIKESVLGAIAAGDFNRVPLINGTNTEEERLFALIHLSVTRGATIDLPPIDATNYESVLASNFGVSAQSAKRIAKEYPIAKYPRPELAFTAANSDANFSCPALLLDAAASLWVPTYGYDFNDDTAPERFIAPDWGLVATHQTELQYLFDLPNAYIAGELSADQEQLASAMREAWVTFAKTGSPATATQPWAKFDVLRHRTISLKSPTSAIETGFSSKHHCGFWAGIAITNLR, from the coding sequence ATGAACGAGAACCGGAATCCCCAAGATCCGCCGCCCTTCACGGCCTCCGACGCCCTGTTCGGCACGGAGTCCGTCGACCCGCGCGTCGCGCCCGACGCATCCCACACGCTCGTCGCGACTCGCGCCCGGCCCGCCCGCACGTTCGCCGTCGTCGCCGCCGTCGTGGGCCTGCTCGCGGGCTGGTCGATCGTCGCGCCGCAGATCGCGCATGCAGATGAGCCCGACCCGGCGAGCGCGCTCGTCGTCTCGACCGACGCGGGCGCATTGCAGGGCATCGCGGGCGACGGCGTGAACGAGTTCCGCGGGGTGCCGTACGCGGCGCCGCCGACGGGAGATCTCCGTTGGCGCGCGCCGCAAGCGGTCACTCCGTGGACCGACGTGCGCGAGGCATCCGTCTTCTCGCCCGTCTGTCCGCAGGACGTGCCGAGCCCCAACGGCTCGAGCGAAGACTGCCTGTACCTGAACGTCACGGCGCCCGCGGGCGCTGCGGCGAGCGCCGGCAAGCTGCCCGTCATCGTCTTCATCCACGGCGGCGGCTTCAGCCTCGGGGAAGGCGCCGACTACGACGCCACGAAACTCGCCAAGTCGGGTGGTGGCGCGGTCGTCGTGACGATCAACTACCGGCTCGGCCTGCTCGGCTTCCTCGCCCACCCGGCGTTCGCCGAGAAGCCAGGCGGCCCGGCGGGCAACTACGGTCTCATGGACCAGCAGGCCGCGCTCAAGTGGGTGCAGCGCAACATCGCGAACTTCGGCGGCGACCCGCGCAACGTCACGATCGACGGCCAGTCGGCGGGCGGTCTCTCGGTGCTCGCCCAGATGGTCTCGCCCGGTGCGAAGGGCCTCTTCCACCGCGCGATCGTCGAGAGCGGTGCGTTCGCGCCCAAGCAGCGTTCGCTCGCCGACGCCGCGACCGAAGGCCAGGCGATCGCCGCCGCGGCCGGATGCCCCGACCAGAGCGCCGCATGCCTACGCGCGCTGCCCGTCGAGACGCTGCTCGCGAACGCGCCCAAGTCGTTCACACCGGGCGTCATCGACGGCGCCGTCATCAAGGAGTCGGTGCTCGGCGCGATCGCCGCGGGCGACTTCAACCGTGTGCCGCTCATCAACGGCACCAACACCGAAGAGGAACGGCTCTTCGCACTCATCCACCTGAGCGTTACGCGCGGTGCGACGATCGACCTCCCGCCCATCGACGCGACGAACTACGAATCGGTGCTCGCGTCGAACTTCGGCGTCTCGGCGCAGTCGGCCAAGCGCATCGCGAAGGAGTACCCGATCGCGAAGTACCCGCGGCCCGAGCTCGCGTTCACGGCGGCGAACTCCGACGCGAACTTCTCGTGCCCGGCGCTCCTCCTCGACGCGGCCGCGTCGCTCTGGGTGCCGACCTACGGGTACGACTTCAACGACGACACCGCCCCCGAGCGCTTCATCGCGCCCGACTGGGGACTCGTCGCCACCCACCAGACCGAGCTGCAGTACCTCTTCGACCTGCCGAACGCGTACATCGCGGGCGAGCTGTCGGCCGACCAGGAGCAGCTCGCGTCGGCCATGCGCGAGGCGTGGGTGACGTTCGCGAAGACGGGCTCGCCCGCGACCGCGACCCAGCCGTGGGCGAAGTTCGACGTCCTGCGGCACCGCACGATCTCGCTGAAGTCGCCGACCTCGGCGATCGAGACGGGCTTCTCCTCGAAGCACCACTGCGGCTTCTGGGCCGGGATCGCGATCACGAACCTCCGCTGA
- a CDS encoding VOC family protein — protein MDMRLEVVVLPVSDVDRARAFYETLGWRVDAAVATDDLRAARMTPPGSACSIVFGIDLTGAAPGSVQGLTLAVADLEAARADLRARGADVSEIFHDAGGVFRRAGAEFRVPGLDPRRRSRASYASFADPDGNGWVLQEITTSPHGR, from the coding sequence ATGGATATGAGACTCGAGGTGGTCGTGCTGCCGGTGTCCGACGTCGACCGCGCCCGCGCGTTCTACGAGACGCTCGGCTGGCGGGTCGACGCGGCCGTCGCGACCGACGACCTGCGAGCCGCGCGCATGACGCCGCCCGGCTCGGCGTGCTCGATCGTGTTCGGAATCGACCTCACGGGCGCGGCACCGGGCAGCGTGCAGGGGCTCACGCTCGCCGTCGCCGACCTCGAGGCGGCCCGAGCCGACTTGCGTGCGCGCGGCGCCGACGTGAGCGAGATCTTCCACGACGCGGGCGGCGTGTTCCGCCGTGCGGGCGCCGAGTTCCGTGTGCCGGGCCTCGACCCGCGCCGGCGCAGTCGCGCGTCGTACGCGTCGTTCGCCGATCCCGACGGCAACGGCTGGGTGCTGCAGGAGATCACGACCTCGCCGCACGGGCGATGA
- a CDS encoding helix-turn-helix transcriptional regulator has product MTHVRGGGSRSVVVSGEAGIGKTALLDFVAHHANGCTVVRVDGVESEMELAYAGLHQLCAPLLDLLDLIPEPQRDAIGTAFGLTGGRAPDPFLVGLAVLSLLSEASSARPVICLVDDVQWLDETTKAALAFVARRLREDAVGIVFGERDGDDDTALPGVPRLVVEGLPDVSARALLASTLTGPLDERVRERIVAETRGNPLALLQVPFGLKSDEVAGGFGLSGLGALTGRIEQSFRRRLAPMPAATRRLLVVAAAEPGQDAVLIWRAAARLGVGPDDAEPASADGFASFAGLVRFCHPLARSTVYKAAPPDERRAAHQALADATDPAVDPERRAWHRAQAASGLDEEVAAELERTAMLAQARGGCPASAAFLERAAELTPDPALRAERAVAAATAKYEAGAPERALRLLAIAEAGTPDEPLGAQAQLVRARIMSRLRPGDGAPLLAAAARLEPIDHALARETYRDAFYASHIAGRLAEHRMEAVAAATRRSSRSADPIENPFDRILQGVAAVVAEGYRAGAPMVLDGLASLSPTDLASAQAPRWLPFTCLVSFAVWDDDSARKLSTLTIDYARGNGVLSMLHTALMLGAGCRLFEGDIAGAEALSDECELIGEATTIPKPPYGVLMVAAWKGREVDVERVIAEATPFAVERGEGQWLTATGWAEAVLYNGLGRYDRALEAAARGGEHASELALANWALVELVEAAVRSGQPERAIDANRRLSEMAEACGTDWIVGVAARSRALLADGDPAESDYRLAIDRLARTPLRSELARARLLYGEWLRRERRRVDAREQLRAAHDVFDEIGADAFAERTRRELAATGETVHRRAPGAQVELTRQEAQIARLASEGQTNPEIATQLFVSPRTVEWHLRKVFGKLDIASRRELGEALKKADAVAAV; this is encoded by the coding sequence GTGACGCATGTGCGCGGCGGCGGCAGCCGTTCGGTGGTCGTGAGCGGCGAGGCCGGCATCGGCAAGACGGCGCTCCTCGACTTCGTCGCCCACCACGCGAACGGATGCACCGTGGTGCGCGTCGACGGCGTCGAGTCCGAGATGGAGCTCGCGTACGCGGGCCTCCACCAGCTCTGCGCGCCGCTCCTCGACCTGCTCGACCTCATCCCCGAGCCGCAGCGTGACGCGATCGGCACCGCCTTCGGGCTCACGGGCGGGCGGGCGCCCGACCCGTTCCTCGTCGGCCTCGCGGTGCTGAGCCTCCTGTCGGAGGCGTCGAGCGCGCGGCCGGTGATCTGCCTCGTCGACGACGTGCAGTGGCTCGACGAGACGACCAAGGCCGCGCTCGCGTTCGTCGCCCGGCGCCTTCGCGAAGACGCGGTCGGCATCGTGTTCGGCGAACGCGACGGCGACGACGACACGGCGCTGCCGGGTGTGCCCCGGCTCGTCGTCGAAGGGCTTCCGGATGTCAGTGCGCGCGCCTTGCTCGCGTCGACGCTCACCGGCCCGCTCGACGAGCGTGTGCGCGAGCGGATCGTCGCCGAGACGCGCGGCAATCCGCTCGCGCTCCTGCAGGTGCCGTTCGGCCTCAAATCCGACGAGGTCGCGGGCGGCTTCGGGCTCTCGGGACTCGGCGCGCTGACGGGCCGCATCGAGCAGAGCTTCCGCCGCCGCCTCGCGCCGATGCCCGCCGCGACCCGCCGGTTGCTCGTCGTCGCCGCCGCAGAACCCGGCCAGGACGCCGTGCTCATCTGGCGGGCCGCAGCGCGGCTCGGGGTCGGCCCCGACGATGCCGAGCCGGCGTCGGCCGACGGCTTCGCGAGCTTCGCCGGACTGGTGCGGTTCTGCCATCCGCTCGCGCGCTCGACGGTGTACAAGGCCGCACCGCCCGACGAACGACGCGCCGCGCATCAGGCGCTCGCCGACGCGACCGACCCCGCCGTCGACCCCGAACGCCGCGCGTGGCATCGCGCGCAGGCCGCATCGGGTCTCGACGAGGAGGTCGCAGCCGAACTCGAGCGGACGGCGATGCTCGCGCAGGCGAGGGGCGGATGTCCCGCGTCGGCGGCGTTCCTCGAACGTGCCGCCGAGTTGACGCCCGATCCGGCGCTCCGCGCCGAGCGTGCGGTCGCGGCCGCGACCGCGAAGTACGAGGCGGGAGCACCCGAGCGCGCACTTCGCCTGCTCGCGATCGCCGAGGCGGGCACGCCCGACGAGCCGCTCGGGGCACAGGCGCAGCTCGTGCGGGCTCGCATCATGAGCCGGCTGCGGCCCGGAGACGGTGCGCCCCTGCTCGCTGCGGCCGCGCGTCTGGAACCCATCGATCATGCACTCGCGCGGGAGACCTACCGCGACGCGTTCTACGCCAGTCATATCGCCGGGCGCCTCGCCGAACACCGGATGGAGGCGGTCGCGGCCGCGACGAGACGCTCCTCGCGGTCGGCGGATCCGATCGAGAATCCGTTCGACCGCATCCTCCAGGGGGTCGCAGCCGTCGTCGCCGAGGGCTACCGCGCGGGCGCCCCGATGGTGCTCGACGGACTCGCGAGCCTGTCGCCGACCGATCTCGCGAGCGCGCAGGCGCCTCGGTGGCTTCCCTTCACGTGCCTCGTGTCGTTCGCCGTGTGGGACGACGACTCGGCGAGGAAGCTCTCGACCCTCACGATCGACTACGCCCGCGGCAACGGCGTGCTCAGCATGCTCCACACCGCGCTCATGCTCGGCGCAGGGTGCCGCTTGTTCGAAGGCGACATTGCGGGAGCGGAGGCGCTCTCCGATGAGTGCGAGCTCATCGGAGAAGCGACCACGATCCCGAAGCCCCCGTACGGCGTGCTCATGGTCGCCGCGTGGAAGGGGCGGGAAGTCGACGTCGAGCGGGTCATCGCCGAGGCCACGCCGTTCGCCGTCGAGCGCGGCGAAGGTCAGTGGCTGACGGCGACGGGGTGGGCCGAGGCGGTGCTCTACAACGGACTCGGCCGCTACGACCGGGCGCTCGAGGCCGCGGCACGGGGCGGCGAGCATGCGAGCGAGCTCGCGCTCGCGAACTGGGCGCTCGTCGAACTCGTCGAAGCAGCAGTGCGCAGCGGTCAGCCCGAACGGGCGATCGACGCGAACCGGCGGCTCTCGGAGATGGCTGAAGCTTGCGGCACCGACTGGATCGTCGGCGTCGCCGCGCGATCCCGGGCGCTCCTCGCCGACGGCGACCCTGCCGAGTCCGACTACCGGCTCGCGATCGATCGGCTCGCGCGCACGCCGCTCCGCAGCGAGCTCGCTCGCGCACGCCTGCTGTACGGCGAATGGCTGCGACGCGAGCGGCGCCGGGTCGATGCGCGCGAGCAACTCCGAGCCGCACACGACGTGTTCGACGAGATCGGCGCCGACGCGTTCGCGGAGCGCACCCGACGCGAGCTCGCCGCGACGGGGGAGACCGTGCATCGTCGCGCCCCCGGCGCGCAGGTCGAGCTCACGCGGCAGGAGGCCCAGATCGCCCGGCTCGCGTCGGAGGGGCAGACGAACCCCGAGATCGCGACACAGCTTTTCGTGAGCCCGCGCACGGTCGAGTGGCATCTCCGGAAGGTGTTCGGCAAGCTCGACATCGCCTCACGACGCGAGCTCGGCGAAGCGCTCAAGAAGGCCGACGCCGTCGCTGCGGTTTGA
- a CDS encoding ABC-F family ATP-binding cassette domain-containing protein gives MASSSAAIVLNDLTFVWPDGEPAVTGLTASFTTGRTGLVGDNGAGKSTLLRLIAGELTPTSGTISTTGAVGYLSQSLTWRDETTVKDLLGIGPIVDAIRAIEGGDVDERHFETIGDDWDIESRADEQLRGIGFSVADLDRSVRTLSGGEVMLIAITGLRVRRLPITLLDEPSNNLDRAGKAMLADLVATWPGTLVVVSHDLDLLELMDQTAELYAGRLTVFGGPYSEWKANLDRQQALAVQQAQAADHAIKVERRQRVEAEQKLAQRARSAKTANEQKRGSKILMNGLASRAEKSAGKLRSGLDDRLDAAKAARVEAAARVRPDQKISLDLPDPDVSSSRRIAELRGTNRTIIVQGPERIALVGANGVGKTTLLERLVGLREGASDVSAADASGAPVAEDARPEASGMLFTDRVGYLTQRLDGLDERASALENVRAAAPNATDGEIRSRLGRLLVRGADVNRPVSTLSGGERFRVCLAKLLFADPPAQLLVLDEPTNNLDRTSVDQLVDALAAYRGALLVVSHDERFLGRLGLTSLLELRADGALLEEPFANA, from the coding sequence ATGGCATCATCCAGCGCAGCCATCGTGCTGAACGATCTCACCTTCGTCTGGCCCGACGGCGAACCGGCCGTCACGGGCCTCACGGCGAGCTTCACGACCGGGCGCACCGGTCTCGTCGGCGACAACGGCGCCGGCAAGTCCACGCTCCTCCGCCTCATCGCGGGCGAGCTCACGCCGACGTCGGGCACGATCTCGACGACGGGCGCCGTCGGCTACCTGTCTCAGTCGCTCACGTGGCGCGACGAGACGACAGTCAAAGACCTCCTCGGCATCGGCCCGATCGTCGACGCGATCCGCGCGATCGAGGGCGGCGACGTCGACGAGCGGCATTTCGAGACGATCGGCGACGACTGGGACATCGAGTCGCGCGCCGACGAGCAGCTGCGGGGCATCGGGTTCTCGGTCGCCGACCTCGACCGGAGCGTCCGCACCCTGTCGGGCGGCGAGGTCATGCTCATCGCGATCACGGGCCTGCGGGTGCGGCGGCTGCCGATCACGCTCCTCGACGAGCCGAGCAACAACCTCGACCGCGCAGGCAAGGCGATGCTCGCCGACCTCGTCGCGACCTGGCCGGGCACCCTCGTCGTCGTGAGCCACGACCTCGACCTGCTCGAGCTCATGGACCAGACGGCCGAGCTCTACGCGGGCCGGCTGACCGTGTTCGGCGGCCCGTACAGCGAGTGGAAAGCGAACCTCGACCGGCAGCAGGCGCTCGCCGTGCAGCAGGCGCAGGCCGCCGACCACGCGATCAAGGTCGAACGGCGCCAGCGCGTCGAGGCCGAGCAGAAGCTCGCGCAGCGGGCGCGGTCGGCGAAGACCGCGAACGAGCAGAAGCGGGGGTCGAAGATCCTCATGAACGGGCTCGCGTCGCGGGCCGAGAAGTCGGCGGGCAAGCTCCGCTCGGGGCTCGACGACCGGCTCGACGCCGCCAAGGCGGCGCGCGTCGAGGCCGCCGCGCGCGTGCGACCCGATCAGAAGATCAGCCTCGACCTGCCCGACCCCGACGTGTCGTCGAGCAGGCGGATCGCCGAACTCCGCGGCACGAATCGCACGATCATCGTGCAGGGGCCCGAGCGCATCGCGCTCGTGGGCGCGAACGGGGTCGGAAAGACGACGCTCCTCGAGCGGTTGGTCGGGCTGCGCGAGGGGGCTTCGGATGTCTCGGCGGCGGATGCCTCGGGCGCGCCCGTTGCCGAAGACGCGCGCCCCGAGGCATCCGGAATGCTCTTCACCGACCGCGTCGGGTACCTGACCCAGCGCCTCGACGGGCTCGACGAGCGCGCGAGCGCGCTCGAGAACGTGCGCGCGGCCGCGCCGAACGCGACCGACGGCGAGATCCGCAGCCGCCTCGGGCGCCTGCTCGTGCGCGGTGCCGACGTCAATCGGCCGGTGTCGACGCTGTCGGGCGGCGAACGGTTCAGAGTGTGCCTCGCGAAGCTGCTCTTCGCCGACCCGCCGGCGCAGCTCCTCGTGCTCGACGAGCCGACGAACAACCTCGACCGCACGAGCGTCGACCAGCTCGTCGACGCGCTCGCGGCGTATCGCGGGGCGCTTCTCGTCGTGAGCCACGACGAACGGTTCCTCGGGCGCCTGGGCCTCACGTCGCTGCTCGAGCTCCGCGCCGACGGGGCGCTCCTCGAAGAGCCGTTCGCGAACGCCTGA
- a CDS encoding SDR family NAD(P)-dependent oxidoreductase yields MTQTWFITGSSRGFGRALVQAALDAGDSVVATARTPEQLDEFVTEYGDRVLPVALDVTDPAAVDSALAAGLERFGRLDVVVNNAGYANVAPIETGDVADFRTQFETNFWGVYHVSRAVIPIFRAQGGGVVVQFSSIGGRVGGSPGIASYQAAKFAVDGFSRVLAAETAPFGIKVVVIEPSGFATDWAGSSMQVEDFPAEYGDTIRHPQMRAAAADSPLRAGDPARAAAIIVRAVKREHPPTHLPLGVNAAELALRDSQRELAEATAWRLVSRSADFAEPYPADFPPDVP; encoded by the coding sequence ATGACCCAGACCTGGTTCATCACCGGCTCCTCGCGCGGCTTCGGCCGCGCCCTCGTGCAAGCCGCCCTCGACGCCGGCGACTCCGTCGTCGCGACCGCCCGCACCCCCGAACAGCTCGACGAATTCGTCACCGAGTACGGCGACCGCGTGCTGCCCGTCGCGCTCGACGTGACCGACCCCGCCGCGGTCGACTCCGCGCTCGCTGCGGGCCTCGAGCGCTTCGGCCGCCTCGACGTCGTCGTCAACAACGCGGGCTACGCGAACGTCGCCCCCATCGAGACGGGCGACGTCGCCGACTTCCGCACCCAGTTCGAGACGAACTTCTGGGGCGTCTACCACGTGTCGCGCGCGGTCATCCCGATCTTCCGCGCTCAGGGAGGGGGAGTCGTCGTGCAGTTCTCCTCGATCGGCGGCCGCGTCGGCGGCTCACCCGGCATCGCGAGCTACCAGGCGGCGAAGTTCGCCGTCGACGGGTTCAGTCGGGTGCTCGCGGCCGAGACCGCGCCGTTCGGCATCAAGGTCGTCGTCATCGAACCGAGCGGGTTCGCGACCGACTGGGCGGGCTCGTCGATGCAGGTCGAAGACTTCCCCGCCGAGTACGGCGACACGATCCGTCATCCGCAGATGCGTGCCGCAGCGGCAGACTCGCCGCTTCGCGCGGGCGACCCCGCGCGTGCGGCGGCGATCATCGTGCGCGCGGTCAAACGCGAGCACCCGCCGACGCACCTCCCGCTCGGCGTCAACGCCGCAGAGCTCGCCCTGCGCGACTCGCAGCGCGAGCTCGCCGAGGCGACCGCGTGGCGGCTCGTGAGCCGCTCGGCCGACTTCGCCGAGCCGTACCCCGCGGACTTCCCGCCCGACGTGCCGTGA